The following proteins are encoded in a genomic region of Glycine soja cultivar W05 chromosome 17, ASM419377v2, whole genome shotgun sequence:
- the LOC114393061 gene encoding transcription factor MYB25-like produces MNLTHFPLHIYNFPDNHHSSKCHTLKHKQTPKKEKMKAMKRCSSSSSSSYSSASESTPQSNQNKNSNNFCYKIKGPWSAKEDRILTGLVEAHGPRNWASISRHIKGRSGKSCRLRWCNQLSPTVEHRPFSTREDEVILHAHARFGNKWATIARMLPGRTDNAVKNHWNATLKRRRFGADVVVEDDPLTALTLAPPGSGCCGRGEERRGVSPAGFWDAMRDVVAREVRGYVSSSFSDNLASNEGLSKY; encoded by the coding sequence ATGAACCTTACCCATTTCCCTCTCCATATATATAACTTCCCCGACAACCATCACTCTTCTAAGTGTCACACTCTAAAACACAAACAAaccccaaaaaaagaaaagatgaaagCAATGAAACGCTGCTCTTCATCATCTTCCTCTTCTTATTCTTCTGCTTCTGAGTCCACCCCACAAagcaatcaaaataaaaatagtaataactTTTGCTACAAAATAAAAGGCCCATGGAGTGCCAAGGAGGATCGGATTCTGACCGGCCTCGTGGAGGCCCATGGCCCGAGAAACTGGGCCTCGATAAGCCGTCACATTAAGGGTCGGTCCGGGAAGTCCTGCCGGCTTCGGTGGTGTAACCAACTGAGTCCAACGGTGGAGCACCGACCCTTCTCCACGCGCGAGGACGAGGTTATATTACACGCGCACGCGCGGTTCGGGAACAAGTGGGCCACCATCGCGAGAATGCTACCGGGCCGAACCGACAATGCCGTCAAGAACCACTGGAACGCCACGCTCAAGCGGCGTCGTTTTGGTGCTGACgtggtggtggaggatgatccgtTGACCGCGTTGACTCTGGCGCCGCCCGGGAGTGGTTGTTGTGGCCGTGGAGAGGAGCGGCGGGGAGTTTCGCCGGCGGGGTTTTGGGATGCGATGCGGGACGTGGTGGCGAGGGAAGTGAGAGGGTACGTGTCTTCCTCGTTTTCTGACAACTTGGCCTCTAATGAGGGATTATCcaaatattaa
- the LOC114392315 gene encoding uncharacterized protein DDB_G0283697-like — protein MEVVVQSPSSPTMDNFDFGGNMGSIYQSVPSSPKGFGNYYLSAPTSPSRMSELFSEFEYYSSASPSSFEAANIIDDDDDDENKDYSFAFYVNRDQSDKSSRSAEELFHGGKIKPLNEPRSSSKDSSVAEQKRGRERERTSSSTTTLSSSNSGGRRVTRSHSPYRKSWEVEQQQQQPQPRSSKQESSASVLSSSTSSKGSKRWWLKDFLLFRSASEGRGSSKDALKKYYKKNSNEEVKGSSSFRSSDSSRSRKEPLSAHELHYAMKRQESEDMKKRTFLPYRQGILGRLAGFGI, from the coding sequence ATGGAAGTGGTGGTACAAAGTCCTAGTAGTCCAACCATGGATAATTTCGATTTTGGTGGCAACATGGGTTCGATCTATCAAAGTGTCCCTTCTTCACCAAAAGGTTTTGGTAATTACTACCTAAGCGCACCCACGAGTCCATCTAGGATGTCTGAATTATTCAGCGAATTTGAATATTATTCTTCAGCTTCACCCTCTTCATTCGAAGCCGCCAACATAATTGATGATGATGACGACGACGAAAACAAGGACTACAGTTTCGCGTTTTATGTTAATCGCGATCAATCCGACAAGTCCTCTCGCTCGGCCGAAGAGCTCTTCCACGGTGGCAAAATCAAGCCCTTGAACGAGCCACGTTCTTCTTCTAAGGACTCTTCTGTTGCTGAACAAaaaagaggcagagaaagagagagaacttCTTCTTCAACAACAACGTTGTCATCTTCGAACTCGGGTGGTCGTAGGGTGACACGATCACACTCTCCTTATAGAAAATCATGGGAAgttgaacaacaacaacaacaacctcaaccTCGGAGCAGCAAACAGGAATCAAGTGCAAGTGTTTTGTCCTCGAGTACTTCTTCCAAGGGTTCGAAGAGGTGGTGGCTGAAGGACTTTTTGTTGTTCCGTAGTGCCTCCGAAGGGAGAGGTTCAAGCAAAGATGCATTGAAGAAGTACTACAAGAAGAATAGTAACGAAGAGGTTAAAGGGTCGTCGAGTTTTAGATCCTCGGATTCGTCGAGATCAAGAAAGGAACCGCTTTCGGCGCATGAGTTGCACTATGCCATGAAGAGACAAGAGTCCGAGGATATGAAGAAGAGAACCTTCTTGCCTTACAGACAAGGGATTCTGGGAAGGTTGGCTGGTTTCGGAATCTAG